The following coding sequences lie in one Musa acuminata AAA Group cultivar baxijiao chromosome BXJ3-1, Cavendish_Baxijiao_AAA, whole genome shotgun sequence genomic window:
- the LOC135629679 gene encoding uncharacterized protein LOC135629679 yields MVGHAHRIPLEVVTSMLEMADLAWVALEHRRGGRAGDAKDDEAAQLRAENLRLRAILADNLAILQTIYDSPTLSSDCPPDLHSRLLAAVENSSFLGELELLRKGSKDIPNCGIPAAETKGAELNGVEVPIKIDDGEPSWWVWITHEITPDCLEEVSRIDNENYVIISEENVVDGISNFIARCILEHPESKILSPEELQKAVVRAMDNTKDKRKWKHIWEAGKVIYTLSTWGIALAGLYRQRALLKAAARGVSASANFVLKAL; encoded by the exons ATGGTGGGGCACGCGCATAGGATCCCGCTCGAGGTGGTGACATCGATGCTCGAGATGGCGGACTTGGCCTGGGTTGCTCTTGAGCACCGGCGCGGGGGCAGAGCCGGGGACGCCAAGGATGATGAGGCCGCACAGCTCCGGGCCGAGAACCTCCGTCTGAGAGCCATACTCGCCGACAATCTTGCGATCCTGCAAACCATCTATGATTCGCCGACTCTCTCCAGCGATTGCCCTCCCGAT TTGCATTCCCGCCTTTTAGCTGCAGTTGAGAACTCGAGCTTTCTGGGAGAACTTGAATTGCTTCGTAAAGGGTCAAAAGACATTCCGAATTGTGGAATCCCAGCAGCCGAAACGAAAG GTGCCGAGCTGAATGGTGTGGAAGTTCCGATCAAGATTGATGATGGGGAACCTAGTTGGTGGGTTTGGATAACGCATGAAATCACTCCAGATTGTTTGGAAGAAGTCAGCAGGATTGACAATGAAAATTATGTTATCATTAGTGAAGAAAATGTAGTTGATGGAATTTCAAACTTCATTGCAAGGTGCATTTTGGAACACCCAGAATCTAAG ATATTGTCCCCAGAAGAGCTGCAAAAAG CTGTGGTAAGGGCCATGGATAACACGAAAGATAAGAGGAAATGGAAGCACATTTGGGAGGCTGGGAAAGTCATTTATACCTTGTCGACCTGGGGTATTGCTTTAGCAGG GTTATACAGGCAAAGGGCTCTCCTGAAAGCTGCAGCAAGGGGGGTCAGCGCATCCGCCAACTTTGTTCTCAAGGCCCTCTAG
- the LOC135628667 gene encoding uncharacterized protein LOC135628667, producing MGGGRSRLLHCAFPPPLFASIAFLLLLPFVLFYFNRAFTTANGLLLASACLALVSILLVWSRFLKLRAARKGVPVRWFIGDDVAGRVSNGGIKSGKAEREGVVFFSNGDAYEGELHKGRCHGSGVYRFFVKGRYEGDWVDGKYDGHGIESWARGSRYRGQYRQGMRHGFGAYRFYDGDSYAGEWVGGQSHGCGVQTFSEGSCYSGEFKCGVKHGLGRYRFRNGDWYSGEYFGDKIHGFGVYNFANGHCYEGSWHEGRRQGFGTYTFRNGDRRSGEWDCGVLKNSLLASDPAVERVLEAARKAAENATLLPLVEEQVKQAVSAANKAVTAARVAAIRAVQNQKDGKCCDLYVCCIQQC from the exons ATGGGAGGCGGCCGTTCCCGTCTGCTCCACTGCGCCTTCCCTCCTCCTCTCTTCGCCTCCATcgccttccttcttctcctccctttCGTCTTGTTCTACTTCAACCGAGCCTTCACCACGGCCAACGGCCTTCTCCTCGCCTCTGCCTGCTTAGCCCTTGTCTCCATCCTCCTCGTCTGGTCACGCTTCCTTAAGCTCAGAGCGGCACGGAAGGGCGTACCGGTTCGGTGGTTCATAGGCGACGACGTTGCTGGAAGAGTTTCCAACGGAGGGATCAAGAGTGGCAAGGCTGAGCGTGAAGGAGTGGTGTTCTTTAGTAATGGGGACGCGTACGAAGGGGAGCTTCACAAGGGGAGGTGTCACGGGAGTGGGGTGTACCGCTTCTTCGTCAAGGGGCGGTATGAGGGGGATTGGGTTGACGGGAAGTACGACGGGCATGGGATTGAGAGCTGGGCGAGGGGAAGCCGGTACCGGGGGCAGTATCGACAGGGGATGCGGCACGGTTTCGGGGCGTACCGATTCTACGACGGGGACAGCTACGCCGGCGAGTGGGTCGGCGGGCAAAGCCACGGGTGCGGCGTCCAGACCTTCTCCGAAGGCAGCTGCTATTCTGGGGAGTTCAAGTGCGGGGTCAAGCACGGCCTTGGCCGGTATCGCTTCAG AAATGGTGATTGGTATAGTGGCGAATATTTCGGAGACAAAATCCATGGTTTTGGGGTGTACAACTTTGCTAATGGCCACTGCTACGAGGGCTCATGGCATGAAGGAAGGAGACAGGGTTTTGGAACATACACATTCCGAAATGGTGACAGGAGGTCTGGTGAGTGGGACTGTGGCGTTCTGAAGAACAGCCTCCTCGCATCAGACCCTGCTGTCGAGCGAGTTCTTGAG GCTGCAAGGAAGGCAGCAGAGAATGCTACCCTTCTTCCGCTGGTGGAGGAGCAAGTTAAACAGGCTGTTTCAGCTGCAAATAAAGCAGTCACAGCTGCCCGAGTTGCCGCAATCAGAGCAGTCCAGAACCAGAAGGACGGGAAATGCTGTGATCTATACGT GTGTTGCATCCAGCAGTGCTAA